A genomic region of Vibrio sp. 10N contains the following coding sequences:
- a CDS encoding isoamylase early set domain-containing protein, with translation MINKRFFKTKDEVEVTFELDATDVQSAVLMADFLDWQPVPMKKVAKTKSFKYKTRLPKDAQFEFRYLVNESEWVNDAQADQYVPNGFGADNCIVNTAQA, from the coding sequence ATGATTAATAAGCGTTTTTTTAAAACTAAAGATGAAGTTGAAGTCACGTTCGAGTTGGATGCAACCGATGTACAAAGTGCGGTGCTGATGGCGGACTTTCTTGATTGGCAACCCGTGCCAATGAAGAAAGTCGCAAAGACAAAGTCGTTTAAATACAAAACTCGACTACCAAAAGATGCTCAGTTTGAGTTTCGTTATCTAGTTAATGAGAGTGAGTGGGTGAACGACGCGCAAGCGGATCAATATGTTCCGAATGGGTTTGGTGCCGACAACTGTATCGTGAACACGGCACAGGCTTAA
- a CDS encoding BCCT family transporter, translated as MSFKSQKYSIDSTDYQVGQDNITKWGMDVHNTVFTASAGLSILFIVTLLVLSPADAKAAIDAVKAVVLSKFDFVFMWGANILLIFAVLIAFSPLGKIRLGGDDATTDYSTLSWISMLFAAGMGIGLIFWGVAEPTAFFTNWFGTPLNAEPFTPEGREAALGATVFHWGLHAWAIYGMAALSLAYFVYNKGLPLSMRSVFYPLLGDRVWGRIGDVIDVMAVLVILFGLATSLGLGGSQAASGISHVFGLENSLMLQIAIILTIMGLAIVSVVRGMDGGVKVLSNLNMIIAFIFLGFMGLLNFTTVFDSLTTSLVGYVKNIIPLSQTTGREDTTWLHGWTVFYWAWWVAYAPFFGMFVARISKGRTIREFLFCVLIIPTLVTTAWMSFFGGIAIQQIIDKVGLLGMEQGISDVSLSLFYMLDAYPIGNILSMIAVALIVVFFVTTLDSGSIVVDSMTAGGKLELPIKQKVVWAVISAVIATVMLWIGGTDSIQALQSITIIAALPFTVILILGCVSLIKGLLTEVDKPKVADRQAQ; from the coding sequence ATGAGTTTCAAATCTCAAAAATACAGTATCGATTCAACTGACTATCAAGTCGGCCAAGACAACATCACCAAATGGGGCATGGATGTCCACAACACAGTATTTACCGCGTCAGCGGGTCTATCCATCCTCTTCATCGTCACTCTTCTCGTCCTTTCGCCAGCCGATGCTAAGGCAGCTATCGACGCGGTAAAAGCCGTCGTCCTCTCGAAGTTTGACTTTGTGTTTATGTGGGGAGCGAACATCCTACTGATATTCGCAGTACTCATTGCTTTTTCTCCACTAGGGAAAATTCGTTTAGGTGGCGATGACGCCACAACGGACTATTCAACCTTATCCTGGATCTCAATGCTGTTTGCAGCAGGTATGGGTATTGGTCTTATTTTCTGGGGTGTGGCAGAGCCAACCGCATTCTTTACCAACTGGTTCGGTACGCCGCTAAATGCAGAGCCTTTCACACCAGAAGGTCGTGAAGCCGCACTGGGTGCCACGGTATTCCACTGGGGCCTACACGCTTGGGCGATCTATGGTATGGCCGCACTGTCACTGGCCTACTTTGTGTATAACAAAGGCCTACCACTTTCTATGCGCTCGGTGTTCTACCCATTGCTGGGTGACAGAGTTTGGGGTCGCATCGGTGATGTTATCGACGTGATGGCAGTACTGGTTATCCTATTTGGTCTTGCGACGTCTCTAGGACTAGGGGGCTCTCAAGCGGCAAGTGGTATCAGCCACGTATTCGGTCTAGAAAACAGCTTAATGCTGCAGATTGCCATCATCCTTACTATCATGGGTCTGGCGATTGTTTCTGTGGTTCGCGGTATGGATGGCGGTGTTAAGGTGCTGAGTAACCTTAACATGATCATCGCCTTCATCTTCCTTGGCTTTATGGGCTTACTGAACTTCACTACTGTATTTGATTCATTAACAACCTCACTTGTGGGCTATGTTAAAAACATCATTCCACTAAGCCAAACAACTGGCCGCGAAGATACCACATGGCTACACGGCTGGACCGTGTTCTATTGGGCTTGGTGGGTAGCGTATGCACCATTCTTCGGTATGTTTGTTGCTCGTATTTCAAAAGGCAGAACAATCCGTGAATTCCTATTCTGCGTGCTGATCATTCCAACACTGGTTACCACAGCGTGGATGTCTTTCTTTGGTGGTATCGCAATTCAGCAAATCATCGACAAAGTTGGCTTGCTTGGCATGGAACAAGGGATCTCTGACGTATCACTCAGCCTGTTCTACATGCTAGATGCGTATCCTATCGGCAATATCCTTTCTATGATCGCAGTTGCATTGATTGTGGTGTTCTTCGTTACCACACTCGACTCTGGCTCTATTGTGGTTGATAGCATGACAGCAGGTGGCAAGCTAGAACTCCCGATCAAGCAGAAAGTGGTTTGGGCGGTGATCTCAGCGGTGATTGCGACAGTGATGTTGTGGATCGGCGGTACTGATTCCATTCAAGCATTGCAATCCATCACGATTATTGCGGCGCTGCCGTTTACAGTTATTTTGATTTTGGGCTGTGTTAGCCTAATCAAAGGCCTGTTAACCGAGGTTGATAAGCCTAAAGTCGCTGACAGACAAGCGCAATAA
- a CDS encoding peptidoglycan DD-metalloendopeptidase family protein, which produces MAAFAFLHSLPDSNMKGTIELNLNDSPAVAVLSEEPPKAELPPKYAYKVKSGDSLSQIFDQLGFPYSDMMSVMETDLNFLVLDTLRPGDRLRFWQDEASGALTKLEVSRNVAEKAVYARLDDGSYEFKDISIPGQWESVAMVGSINGSFSASANKLGLNPREIDQVVTLLKDKISFTRDLRAGDRFEVVKNSQFVDGTPTGNSEIQAIKIFNRGAMYSAYLHTNGQYYDAKGDSLQRAFMRYPVKNHRITSGFNPNRRHPVTGRVSPHNGTDFGVRTGTNVYTTGDGVVAMVRNHPYAGKYVVVDHGGPYKTRYLHLSKILVKKGQKVTRGTRIGLSGATGRVTGPHLHYELISRGRPVNAMRANIPMADSVPKNELKQFIARRDELDAMLEKQETKLASL; this is translated from the coding sequence ATGGCAGCGTTTGCTTTTCTTCACAGCTTACCTGACTCAAATATGAAAGGTACCATTGAACTTAATCTCAATGACTCTCCTGCCGTTGCTGTGCTTTCTGAAGAACCACCAAAAGCTGAATTGCCACCTAAATACGCTTACAAAGTAAAATCTGGTGATAGCCTAAGCCAGATCTTTGACCAGTTGGGTTTTCCATACAGTGACATGATGTCTGTAATGGAAACCGATTTGAACTTCCTTGTACTCGACACGCTAAGGCCTGGCGACAGACTGCGTTTTTGGCAAGATGAAGCCTCAGGCGCGCTCACTAAGCTTGAAGTGAGCCGTAATGTCGCTGAAAAAGCGGTCTATGCTCGTTTAGATGATGGAAGTTACGAGTTCAAAGATATTTCTATCCCGGGTCAATGGGAAAGTGTCGCTATGGTTGGCAGTATTAATGGCAGTTTCTCTGCCTCTGCGAACAAGCTCGGACTTAATCCAAGAGAAATCGACCAAGTCGTGACCTTGCTAAAAGACAAGATCAGCTTCACGCGTGACTTACGTGCAGGTGATCGCTTTGAAGTCGTCAAAAATAGCCAGTTTGTTGATGGCACTCCAACAGGGAACTCGGAGATTCAAGCGATTAAGATCTTCAATCGCGGTGCTATGTACTCAGCTTACCTGCATACCAACGGTCAATACTATGATGCTAAAGGCGACAGCTTGCAGCGTGCCTTTATGCGTTATCCAGTGAAAAACCACCGCATTACTTCGGGATTCAATCCAAATCGTCGTCACCCGGTGACCGGGCGCGTTTCTCCGCATAATGGTACGGACTTTGGCGTTCGCACCGGTACCAATGTTTATACGACTGGTGACGGTGTTGTCGCCATGGTTCGCAACCACCCATATGCGGGTAAATATGTCGTGGTTGATCACGGTGGTCCATACAAAACGCGTTATCTTCATTTAAGTAAAATCCTAGTGAAGAAAGGGCAGAAAGTAACTCGTGGAACTCGAATCGGTTTATCTGGTGCAACGGGTCGAGTTACCGGTCCCCATTTGCATTACGAGTTGATTTCTCGTGGTAGACCAGTAAATGCTATGCGAGCTAACATTCCTATGGCAGACTCTGTCCCGAAAAACGAACTCAAGCAGTTTATCGCGCGTCGAGACGAACTGGACGCCATGCTTGAGAAACAAGAGACCAAACTGGCGAGCCTTTAA
- a CDS encoding DUF1800 domain-containing protein, whose translation MEKSQSAQYIVSQRFGFGPRVGDAKLAPSLNDQLKSQPYMNKAITSLPTTDELLAHMGDLNRRRKQSMTEEEKKLFTKSSNAFFQESYQALATARNLQTLATPLGFQERLIQFWSNHFAISADNRRVRPIAAGIENEVIRELWSIDFPSMLLAVCQHPTMLIYLDNHRSIGPGSKAGQKRNKGLNENLAREILELHTLGVDGGYSQNDVIELAQGLTGWSVSFKAERPGYQFVGAMHEPGAINVLGQVYDQSGEEQAATCLRDLANHENTARHLCRKLVEHFYGTGHASLIDELTKVWLDNQGMLIPVYITLINSPLRNSAEQLRFRTPQEWYFALLRSADFEPNPRQMIQHLRLLGQQPFMSGSPAGWPDSDADYNSSSALKQRWQVADQTAKLAVRHMERSQQNVDDKLIQMIQRLYGSEVDEHVLTAIDKAQDPVSKLVVLWMSPQFQYR comes from the coding sequence ATGGAGAAATCACAGTCCGCACAATACATTGTCTCGCAGCGTTTTGGTTTTGGTCCAAGGGTAGGAGATGCCAAACTCGCTCCCTCACTCAATGACCAACTCAAGTCCCAGCCTTATATGAACAAGGCAATCACGTCTTTGCCTACCACCGATGAACTGCTTGCACATATGGGCGATCTTAATCGTCGCCGTAAGCAATCTATGACCGAAGAAGAGAAAAAGCTGTTCACCAAATCGAGCAATGCGTTCTTCCAAGAAAGTTATCAAGCATTGGCCACAGCTCGCAATCTACAAACCCTAGCGACTCCCCTTGGCTTCCAAGAGCGTCTGATCCAATTTTGGAGCAACCACTTTGCGATATCGGCAGATAACCGCCGCGTTCGACCTATTGCTGCTGGTATCGAAAATGAGGTGATACGTGAGCTATGGAGTATCGACTTTCCATCTATGTTGCTCGCGGTGTGTCAGCATCCGACCATGCTGATCTATTTGGACAATCATCGCTCGATTGGTCCTGGCTCCAAGGCGGGTCAAAAACGCAATAAAGGACTGAATGAGAATCTCGCGCGAGAGATTTTAGAGTTGCATACTTTAGGTGTCGATGGCGGCTACTCGCAAAACGATGTGATTGAGTTAGCACAAGGCCTTACGGGTTGGAGTGTCAGCTTTAAAGCGGAGCGACCTGGCTATCAGTTTGTTGGGGCTATGCATGAGCCGGGAGCTATCAATGTACTTGGTCAGGTCTATGACCAATCCGGTGAGGAGCAAGCAGCCACCTGTTTGCGCGACCTTGCTAACCATGAAAATACCGCCAGGCATTTGTGTCGCAAGCTGGTGGAGCATTTTTATGGCACTGGTCACGCATCTTTAATCGATGAGCTGACCAAAGTTTGGCTCGACAATCAAGGGATGCTGATCCCTGTGTACATTACTTTGATTAACTCACCACTTAGAAATAGTGCCGAACAACTGCGTTTTCGTACCCCTCAAGAGTGGTATTTTGCCTTGCTGCGTAGTGCCGATTTTGAACCGAATCCAAGGCAAATGATTCAACACCTTAGACTGTTAGGGCAGCAGCCCTTTATGTCCGGTTCGCCCGCTGGTTGGCCCGACAGCGATGCCGATTACAATTCCTCATCGGCGCTTAAGCAGCGTTGGCAAGTCGCGGATCAAACCGCCAAACTGGCTGTGAGGCATATGGAGCGCAGTCAACAAAATGTCGATGACAAGTTGATTCAAATGATTCAAAGACTTTATGGCAGTGAAGTTGATGAGCATGTCCTTACGGCGATCGATAAAGCGCAAGACCCTGTCTCTAAGCTTGTAGTGCTTTGGATGAGCCCACAGTTTCAATATAGGTAA
- a CDS encoding DUF1501 domain-containing protein — protein MTTRRDFIKGVGAASLVGLLPNLSFASTQSPNKLVWITLRGAMDGLNVVVPTFDDDYYALRPNIAMAKTDLKPLDKGFGLHPSLVNVHQWYQQGQAAFVHASATNYRQRSHFDGQKVLENGSSDPFDPIGWMNRYLAAQTDHQAIAIDPGMPLIVRGDVKVSSWFPHKLKAKQQQADLLAELFQNDEVLSANFEDAMALESMTTGGSQSKQFASLMRQAGDFMLAPNGPNIAVLELGGWDTHSAQGTVKGRLSSQLTKLDKGLAALKEALGEQWSSTVIIAASEFGRTVAENGTKGTDHGTANVMFVLGGALNKSDVIVEWPGLSEAQRYQGRDLAPTTDTRAVIKAVLKQHMGADNTALTQVFPGAPEPRALDGLLG, from the coding sequence ATGACGACAAGACGAGATTTTATTAAAGGCGTTGGCGCGGCATCTCTTGTTGGCTTGCTGCCCAATTTATCGTTCGCTTCTACTCAATCACCCAACAAACTGGTTTGGATAACGCTGCGTGGTGCCATGGATGGATTGAACGTTGTGGTGCCAACTTTTGATGATGACTACTATGCGCTGCGTCCAAACATCGCGATGGCAAAAACCGATCTCAAGCCCCTCGATAAAGGCTTTGGTCTACACCCATCATTAGTCAATGTTCATCAATGGTATCAACAAGGACAGGCAGCTTTTGTGCATGCGAGCGCGACAAACTACCGGCAGCGCTCGCACTTTGATGGTCAAAAAGTGTTAGAAAATGGGAGCTCCGACCCATTTGATCCTATTGGCTGGATGAATCGATATCTTGCTGCACAAACGGATCACCAAGCGATAGCTATTGACCCCGGTATGCCGCTCATTGTGCGCGGTGACGTCAAAGTGAGCAGTTGGTTTCCGCACAAACTCAAAGCCAAACAGCAACAAGCGGATTTGCTTGCTGAGCTATTTCAAAATGATGAGGTATTGTCGGCCAATTTTGAAGATGCGATGGCACTTGAATCCATGACTACCGGCGGCAGTCAAAGCAAACAATTTGCAAGCTTAATGCGTCAAGCTGGAGATTTCATGCTCGCGCCGAATGGTCCAAATATTGCCGTACTAGAGCTAGGAGGATGGGATACCCACTCTGCGCAAGGTACGGTCAAAGGCCGACTTAGCAGTCAATTGACCAAGCTGGACAAAGGGCTTGCAGCCCTAAAAGAGGCACTGGGCGAACAGTGGTCATCAACTGTTATCATCGCAGCCAGTGAGTTTGGCCGCACCGTGGCGGAAAACGGCACCAAAGGCACCGATCATGGCACAGCCAACGTTATGTTTGTTCTTGGTGGTGCATTGAACAAATCTGACGTTATTGTGGAGTGGCCCGGACTCTCTGAAGCGCAGCGCTATCAAGGGCGCGATTTGGCGCCAACTACTGATACTCGCGCGGTGATTAAGGCCGTGTTAAAGCAGCATATGGGAGCAGATAACACTGCTTTGACGCAAGTTTTTCCAGGAGCACCTGAGCCACGGGCGCTAGATGGTTTACTTGGTTAG
- a CDS encoding ATP-binding cassette domain-containing protein, with the protein MTAIHAISLSKQFSDGQDLFNDLSFTIPCGVTALVGKNGCGKSHLASILAKQSQPTSGSVDWGSEVKSVGVYLQEGSSDDAECSIAAYLGVEHKLDALKQISEGATDSKWFDLIADSDWQLEQTLADVMETLRLPKDLNIPLSRLSGGQRAIIRLYRLLNQEHDAWILDEPTNHLDTKHIDWLVAMLRKRHAPILVISHNISFLNNTDRILELNSLGITSYGGGFQGFLKQKEEKIAAINKMAKTLEKARKVKVEKAQRRELTAQRLASRGEKQRASGSQPKILMDGKKQGAQLANSAVKAQNERQMAELDQKLQNVKSQLEQFKPQKWYTCEAQSAGRVKVHFEDFSHSLIESDAINGQIFSGEHVWLKGANGSGKSTLLRLIEERSSSSFSGHFTVNGECFYLDQHFSFLDAEVSMLDMVCHRCEALNIPKARTLLAGIGFRRESVHQSVSALSGGEKMKLAMLIASHQPYSSILLLDEPDNHLDLEAKQQLIGAINGYQGTAILVSHDEGFVGRLAIDRTIELS; encoded by the coding sequence ATGACTGCTATTCATGCTATTTCACTATCAAAACAATTTTCAGATGGACAAGATCTGTTTAACGATCTTTCGTTCACGATTCCATGTGGTGTTACCGCCCTAGTGGGAAAAAATGGCTGTGGCAAAAGCCACTTAGCCTCAATATTGGCCAAGCAATCTCAACCGACAAGCGGCAGTGTTGACTGGGGAAGCGAGGTCAAATCGGTGGGTGTTTACCTGCAAGAGGGATCGTCCGATGATGCTGAATGCTCGATTGCTGCCTACTTAGGTGTTGAACATAAGCTCGATGCACTCAAACAAATTTCAGAAGGGGCGACCGACAGCAAATGGTTTGACCTTATCGCAGACTCTGATTGGCAATTAGAGCAGACGTTGGCAGATGTGATGGAAACATTGCGTTTGCCCAAAGACCTGAACATTCCGTTGAGTCGTCTAAGCGGTGGCCAGCGAGCCATTATTAGGCTCTATCGTTTGCTTAACCAAGAACACGATGCTTGGATCCTCGATGAGCCCACCAATCACTTGGACACAAAACACATCGATTGGCTGGTGGCGATGCTCAGGAAACGTCATGCCCCCATTTTGGTGATCAGTCACAACATCAGCTTTCTGAATAACACCGACCGTATTCTAGAGCTCAACAGCTTGGGGATCACCAGTTATGGTGGCGGCTTTCAAGGTTTCCTTAAACAAAAAGAGGAGAAGATAGCGGCTATCAATAAGATGGCGAAAACGCTGGAGAAAGCCCGAAAAGTCAAAGTAGAGAAAGCGCAGCGTCGCGAGTTAACGGCGCAAAGGCTTGCTAGCCGGGGAGAAAAACAGCGTGCCTCAGGCAGTCAGCCAAAGATATTAATGGACGGCAAGAAGCAGGGGGCACAATTGGCCAACTCGGCTGTCAAAGCGCAAAATGAGCGCCAAATGGCCGAACTTGACCAAAAGCTACAGAATGTGAAATCACAACTTGAGCAGTTCAAGCCACAGAAATGGTATACCTGTGAAGCTCAGTCTGCTGGTAGAGTGAAGGTCCATTTTGAAGATTTTAGCCACTCGCTCATCGAATCGGATGCAATTAATGGGCAGATATTCTCCGGTGAGCATGTTTGGCTCAAGGGCGCTAATGGCTCGGGAAAATCCACCTTGTTACGTTTGATAGAGGAGCGCAGTAGTTCCAGCTTTAGTGGGCATTTCACGGTAAATGGCGAGTGCTTTTATCTTGATCAGCATTTTTCCTTTTTAGACGCTGAGGTTTCTATGCTGGATATGGTCTGTCATCGCTGTGAAGCCTTGAACATACCCAAGGCACGAACGTTGTTGGCTGGTATTGGTTTTCGACGTGAGTCGGTGCATCAAAGCGTATCAGCGCTTAGCGGTGGGGAGAAGATGAAGCTCGCTATGTTGATCGCTTCACATCAACCCTACTCTTCAATTTTGCTGTTGGACGAACCCGACAACCATCTTGATTTGGAGGCGAAACAGCAGTTGATTGGAGCCATTAATGGCTACCAAGGCACAGCGATCCTTGTTAGTCATGATGAAGGGTTCGTTGGACGTTTGGCGATTGATAGAACCATTGAACTCAGTTAA
- a CDS encoding MFS transporter gives MENTTDFAVKTGFKVPVIALSLYAVASGYLMSLIPLMLNQYGIEASNASWLASVFYAGLLVGAVIIEPAVKHVGHRIAFIACLALFIATIVVLPLVPIAWAWLVARFVAGIAVAGVFVIVESWLLVGDESSRAKRLGLYMGSLYGGSALGQLGIGFIGIEGSVPFVVILSMLSAAILVLMFVPTQQPQSAHSATLSLKQVAKLNHAAIIGCIVSGLTLGSIYGLMPVELTHRNVSQTNLSALMALVILGGMAVQTIVPALIKVAGRTPLMGLFCLLGVFGVGLVILSDDLSVLAISLFLIGMATFALYPIAINLGCDKLDESFIVSATQVMLFCYSIGSVAGPVIADWFMNGTQGLMAYLLATMMATAIYMFIASIRTKNHLVAGE, from the coding sequence GTGGAAAACACAACTGATTTCGCAGTAAAAACTGGCTTTAAAGTTCCTGTTATTGCGCTATCACTCTATGCTGTGGCATCAGGCTATCTAATGAGCTTGATCCCGTTGATGCTCAATCAATACGGCATAGAGGCAAGCAACGCAAGTTGGCTCGCAAGTGTGTTTTATGCGGGTCTATTAGTTGGCGCTGTGATTATTGAGCCAGCGGTTAAACACGTGGGTCATCGCATTGCATTCATTGCCTGCTTGGCGCTATTTATCGCAACCATCGTTGTATTACCGCTTGTCCCTATTGCTTGGGCATGGCTCGTAGCACGCTTTGTTGCGGGTATTGCGGTTGCTGGCGTGTTTGTCATTGTTGAGTCATGGCTACTTGTGGGTGATGAGTCAAGCCGAGCTAAACGTCTAGGCCTATACATGGGCTCACTATACGGCGGCTCTGCTCTGGGTCAGCTTGGCATCGGTTTCATTGGCATCGAAGGTAGCGTGCCGTTTGTGGTGATTCTCTCTATGCTTAGCGCAGCAATTTTAGTGCTGATGTTTGTCCCAACTCAGCAGCCACAAAGCGCGCATTCAGCAACACTGTCACTTAAACAAGTGGCGAAGCTGAACCACGCAGCCATTATTGGTTGTATTGTATCGGGTCTGACACTCGGCTCTATCTACGGTTTGATGCCAGTAGAGCTAACGCACCGCAACGTGTCACAAACCAACCTGAGTGCATTAATGGCATTAGTCATTCTAGGTGGTATGGCAGTTCAAACGATTGTTCCAGCACTAATTAAAGTAGCAGGACGCACACCGCTAATGGGTCTATTCTGCCTACTTGGTGTGTTTGGCGTGGGTCTCGTGATTTTGAGTGATGACTTGAGCGTACTTGCCATCAGCCTATTCTTGATTGGCATGGCCACGTTCGCGCTCTACCCAATCGCGATTAACCTTGGCTGTGACAAGCTTGATGAAAGCTTTATTGTATCAGCGACTCAAGTGATGCTTTTCTGCTACAGCATCGGCTCAGTAGCAGGGCCTGTTATTGCAGACTGGTTTATGAATGGCACCCAAGGTTTGATGGCATACTTGCTAGCCACCATGATGGCGACGGCGATCTACATGTTTATCGCGAGTATCCGTACCAAAAACCACTTGGTGGCGGGAGAATAG
- a CDS encoding GntR family transcriptional regulator gives MGQISPILGQITAIVFTPARFVILCRKSSTYRQRDTMTTKAKYSDIYQSIKQRILSGQYSTTQKLPGGSELAEEFGCSELTIKKALDILVTEGLVVRKRGSGSFVKRPLGNASYAHLHGTKANVLANGQSVETKVLEFQVVPADEHVAKRLNCDAEDMLYNTTRLRIIDGVPSSLEETYMPISIILGLKREHAEDSIYSFITDKLGLKIHSSTMEITVVKASEFYAKEFGISEGEPLVNVEQVVYLDDGEIFEYSNVKHRWESYKFATNFFKV, from the coding sequence ATGGGGCAAATTTCTCCAATTCTTGGCCAAATCACCGCTATTGTTTTTACTCCTGCGCGTTTTGTCATACTATGTCGAAAATCATCGACTTATAGACAGCGCGACACTATGACCACCAAAGCGAAATACTCCGATATCTACCAATCGATCAAACAGCGCATTTTGAGTGGGCAATATTCCACAACACAAAAGCTGCCTGGCGGCAGTGAGCTGGCCGAAGAGTTCGGCTGTAGTGAACTGACGATCAAAAAAGCGCTGGATATATTGGTGACAGAAGGTTTGGTAGTTCGAAAGCGAGGCTCAGGCTCATTTGTTAAAAGGCCTTTGGGGAATGCAAGCTACGCGCACCTACATGGCACCAAAGCCAATGTGCTCGCAAACGGTCAATCCGTTGAAACTAAAGTGCTCGAATTTCAGGTAGTACCGGCCGATGAGCATGTTGCCAAACGTCTTAACTGTGATGCAGAAGACATGCTCTATAACACCACCCGACTGCGCATTATTGATGGCGTCCCGTCTTCGTTAGAAGAAACCTATATGCCGATCAGTATCATTTTGGGCCTTAAACGTGAGCACGCTGAGGATTCTATCTACAGTTTTATCACCGACAAACTTGGCCTGAAGATACACAGTTCCACCATGGAAATTACTGTAGTTAAAGCAAGTGAATTTTATGCCAAGGAGTTTGGTATCTCTGAGGGCGAGCCTCTCGTCAACGTTGAGCAGGTGGTGTACCTCGATGACGGCGAGATTTTTGAGTATTCGAATGTGAAACATCGCTGGGAGAGCTATAAGTTCGCCACGAATTTCTTTAAAGTTTAA
- a CDS encoding siderophore ABC transporter substrate-binding protein yields the protein MSQSFGFVKRLALTLTATLALAAQASAVTIQHFKGTSEFDDTPKRVVVLGNGSLDVLDRIGVKPVGAPHSLLPEYLADYKQTTGNTGSVGEPDFEAIFTLKPDVIIAENRMLRVYDDLNQIAPTVMFYVDNGQYWQDTQANWRMLGKLFDKQDEVEALIAETQQQLDSASSKVAKQNLNALMLMNNGSNVAMFNKGSRFSIVFDDFGFAESSSKNIAPIEGSHGNLISFEYVADAQPQVIFILDREQAIGRSVGKAKELFSNPLVDSTPAAKNNKVVYIDPNAWYISGGGVTATQTMISDIDKVLN from the coding sequence ATGAGTCAGTCCTTTGGTTTCGTCAAGCGTTTGGCGCTAACCCTTACCGCAACTCTCGCTCTGGCCGCTCAAGCTAGCGCCGTTACTATTCAGCACTTTAAAGGCACCAGTGAATTTGATGACACACCAAAGCGTGTTGTTGTACTGGGCAATGGTAGTCTAGACGTGTTGGATCGTATTGGTGTGAAACCAGTAGGCGCGCCTCACTCGCTACTTCCAGAATATCTAGCTGACTACAAACAAACGACAGGCAACACAGGCTCTGTCGGTGAGCCGGATTTTGAAGCCATCTTTACCTTAAAGCCTGACGTAATCATCGCAGAAAATCGTATGCTTCGCGTGTACGATGATCTTAACCAGATTGCACCAACCGTGATGTTCTACGTTGATAACGGTCAGTACTGGCAAGACACGCAAGCAAACTGGCGTATGCTGGGTAAGCTGTTTGATAAGCAAGACGAAGTAGAAGCACTTATTGCTGAAACTCAGCAGCAACTTGACAGTGCATCATCTAAGGTCGCGAAGCAAAATCTAAATGCGCTAATGCTAATGAACAACGGCAGCAACGTAGCGATGTTTAACAAAGGTAGCCGTTTCTCTATTGTGTTTGATGATTTTGGTTTTGCTGAGTCTAGTAGTAAAAACATAGCGCCAATTGAGGGTTCGCACGGTAACCTTATTTCGTTCGAATATGTTGCCGATGCTCAGCCACAAGTGATCTTCATTCTTGACCGCGAACAAGCGATTGGCCGCAGTGTTGGCAAGGCGAAAGAGCTGTTTAGCAACCCGTTGGTGGATTCAACACCTGCTGCGAAAAACAACAAAGTTGTCTACATTGACCCGAACGCTTGGTATATCTCAGGTGGCGGTGTGACTGCTACACAAACTATGATCAGTGATATCGATAAAGTCCTGAACTAG